The following coding sequences lie in one Hippopotamus amphibius kiboko isolate mHipAmp2 chromosome 7, mHipAmp2.hap2, whole genome shotgun sequence genomic window:
- the ANKRD54 gene encoding ankyrin repeat domain-containing protein 54 isoform X2: protein MPTMWKQQLLEDGADPCAADDKGRTALHFASCNGNDQIVQLLLDHGADPNQRDGLGNTPLHLAACTNHVPVITTLLRGGARVDALDRAGRTPLHLAKSKLNILQEGHSQCLEAVRLEVKQIIQMLREYLERLGRHEQRGRLDELCTRLQMTSTKEQVDEVTDLLASFTSLSLQMQNMEKR from the exons CAGCTGCTGGAAGATGGCGCAGATCCCTGTGCAGCTGACGACAAGGGCCGCACAGCCCTACACTTTGCCTCCTGCAACGGCAACGACCAGATTG TGCAGCTGCTTCTGGACCACGGAGCTGACCCCAATCAGCGAGATGGGCTGGGGAACACGCCACTGCACCTGG CGGCCTGCACCAACCACGTCCCTGTCATCACCACGCTGCTGCGAGGAG GAGCCCGGGTAGATGCCCTGGACCGAGCGGGCCGCACGCCCCTGCACCTGGCTAAGTCGAAGCTCAACATCCTGCAGGAAGGCCACTCCCAGTGCCTGGAGGCCGTGCGACTGGAGGTGAAGCAG ATCATCCAGATGCTGCGGGAGTACCTGGAGCGCCTGGGGCGGCACGAGCAGCGGGGGCGGCTGGACGAGCTCTGCACGCGCCTCCAGATGACAAGCACCAAAGAGCAG GTGGATGAAGTGACCGACCTGCTGGCCAGCTTCACCTCCCTCAGCTTGCAGATGCAGAACATGGAGAAGAGGTAG